From the genome of Streptomyces sp. SID8374:
GCCTCCTCCTGACCCCCAGCTGGGAGCGCGGCCACCCGGAGCCGGGCGAGGGGCTGTGGGCGGCCGAGCAGGACACCCCGGTCGTGCTCGTGGAGCGCTGGGCCCCGCTCGGCCACCCGGCGGCGGGCCTGGACCGGGTGCGCTCCGACCACGCCCACGGCGCCGCGGAGGCGGTCGCGCACCTGGCCGGGCTCGGCCACCGCTCCATCGCGCTCGCCGTGCAGGAGAGCCCCACCGCCCCCCGGCTCAGGGCCGGTTACGCGGCCGCCGTCGCCGCCCTCGGCCTGAGCCCGGTCGCCGCCTCGCCCCTGGAGGGGGCCCCGTCACGCTCGGAGACCGACCGCTTCGAGCGGACGCTGGAGTACCTCTGCGAAGGGGTGGCGAGCGGAAACGTCACCGCCGCGATCGTGCACAGCGACGCGGACGCCATCGTGCTCATCCCGCGCCTCCAGGCCCGTGGCGTGCGGGTGCCGGAGGATCTGGCCGTCATCGCGTACGACGACGAGGTGGCGAGCCTGGCCGACCTGCCGCTCACCGCCGTGGCGCCGGACAAGCACGCGGTGGGCGCGGCCGCGGCGAAGCTCCTGCTCTCCCGGCTGGGGGTGCCCGACGAGGGCCCCGCCGCCCGCCGCCACCTCGACATCCTGCCCACGCTGCGCGTCCGGGTCTCGTGCGGAGCGGCCGACGCCGACGCCTGACCTGACGCGCCCCAGCCGTACCCCCGGGTCAACAGGCCCTGCGGGTACGGCTTTTCGCATGCCCGGCGCGCCCCCGCAGCCGATCCTCCCGCCGACCGCCCTTGTGATCGATTCGATTGAATTGGTCATTTGCTCTTGACGGTGATCGGTTCTGCGCAAAATGATGTGTGCCGTTCGCCTCATCTCCCGCAGTTCGAGGTCCCGTAGGAGCCGGCCCATGTCCTGTACGCACCGCACCACCCGCCTCGCCCTCGTGGCGTCCGCCGCCTCACTGGCCCTGCTCACCACCGCCTGCGGTGGCGGCTCGGGCTCGGACGCCTCGGGCCCCGGCGACGGCAAGCCCGTCACGCTCACCTTCTGGTCGGCCACCGCGGGCGCCAAGGAGACGGCCGAGGCGTTCAACAAGACGCACTCCGACATCAAGGTGAAGTTCTCGCTCGTCCCGGCAGGCCCCGAAGGCGTCACCAAGCTCTCCAACGCGGTCAAGGGCGGCAACGCCCCCGACATCACCACCATGGACTACTCAGCCCTCCCCGAGTACGCCAGCGAAGGCAACCTGGAGGACCTCACCCCCAGCTCCGGCGAGCTGGTGAAGAAGGAGTTCCCCGAGGCGGTGCAGTCGCTGGTCAACCTGGGCGGCTCCACCTGGGCCGTCCCCTTCGACGTGACGCCCATCCAGCTCTACTACCGCAAGGACCTCTTCAAGAAGTTCGGCGTCGAGGTCCCCACCACCTGGGCCGAGTACCGCACGGCCGCGGAGAAGATCCACCAGGGCGACCCGAACCTCACCATCACCAACTTCGGCGGCGGCGACCCGGCCCTCCTCTCCGGCCTCGCCTGGCAGGCCGGCGCCCGGTGGTACGGCACCAAGGACGACGCCTGGAAGGTGAACATCGACGAACCGGCGTCGCGGAAGGTCGCCGCCTACTGGGACGGCCTCCTCAAGGACGGCCTCGCCTCCAAGACCCCCCTGTGGGGCGAGGGAGAGACCAAGGAGCGCGCCACCGGCAAGGTCGCCACCATCATCGGCGCCGCCTGGAGCGCGGGGAACTTCCCCGTCAGCTACCCCGACAGCAAGGGCAAGTGGGGCATAGCCCCGCTCCCGACCTGGGACGGCACACCGAGCACCGGCATGTACGGCGGCACCTCCTACATCGTCCCCAAGGGCAGCAAGCACACCGAAGCGGCGGCCGAGTTCATCAAGTGGGTCACCACCGACCCGAAGGCCATGACCGCCCGCCTCTCCTCCCTCAAGACCCCCAGCAGCGCCCTGCCCGCCAATGAGGGCATGCGCGCCGCCGCGGCCAAGGAGTTCGACAGCTCCTACTTCGGCGACCAGGACGTCTACCAGCTGGCCGGAGAGGCCGCCGACACGATCGTGCCCGGCTGGACCTGGGGACCGGTGCAGCAGCAGGTCACCTCGGCGCAGATGGCCGCAGGCGGGGACCACACCAAGATGCTGAGCGCCGGACAGGCGAAGGGCGAGAGCGCGGTCACGGACCGCGGCCTGAAGCTCGCCAAGTAGCCCGGCGCCCGACCGGCGGGGCGCGCAACGGAACCGACAGGCCCCGACCGCCCCGCCCCGGGCTCCCCTTCCCCCCTCCCGCCCATCCTGCCGAAGGAGCACCAGGTGGCAGCCCCACTCACCCGGCCGGCCAAGAACCCACCACCCCGGGCCGCATCACCCTCGGGCGGCCCCGCCGCACCGAAGAGCCCCGGCGGCCCGGGCGCGCGACGTGGACAGCGCCGAGCCGTGGCCCTGTTCATGGTGCCGTTCTTCGCCCTCTTCACCGCCGTCACCGTCCTGCCGATGTTCTACGCGGCCTGGATGAGCCTCTTCCGCGAGGAGTCCTCCGGCCTCGGATTCGGCGGCACCGAACGGGTCTTCGCCGGATTCGGCAACTTCACCGAGGCCCTGGGCAACGAGGCGTTCCTCCGCTCCTTCGGCCACATCGCCTTCTACTGCGTGCTCTACATCCCCGCCATGGTCGGCGGCGCGCTCATCCTCGCCCTGCTCGTCGACTCGGCCATGGCCCGGGCCCGGCGCTTCTTCCAGATCGCCTACTTCCTGCCGCACGCGGTACCGGGCCTGATCGCCTCGCTCATCTGGCTCTACCTCTACACCCCGGGGCTCAGCCCGGTCACCGACGTACTCGACGCCCTCGGCGCGAACTGGAACTTCTTCGGCCAGGACGAGGCGATCTACTCCGTCGTCAACATCTCCGCCTGGCAGTGGACCGGCTACAACATGATCATCTTCTATGCCGGGCTCCAGGCGGTCCCGCGCGAGGTCCTGGAGGCCGCGACCGTCGACGGCTCCGGCGCCCTGCGCACCGCCCTCCAGGTCAAGGTCCCCATGATCAGGCCGACCGTCGTGCTGACCCTGCTCTTCACCTGCGTCGGCGCCATCCAGCTCTTCGACGCCCCCAAACTCGTCCAGCTCCGCGCCAACACCATGGGCGAGGACTGGTCGCCGACCATGTTCATCTACACCGTGGCCTTCAAGGGCCACGACTACGGCCTGGCCGCCGCGAGCTCCCTGCTGCTCGCCCTCGTCGCCGGCCTGCTGTCCTTCGTCGTCACCAAGCTCGGCAACCGGTGGAAGGCCTCATGAGCACCCAGACAGCCACCCCCGACGCACCGCCCGCCCCCGAGCCCCGTACCAAGGCGGGACGCCGACCGTCCCCGGCCCCGCGCCCCCGGCGTACCCAGGGGCTCACCTCGAAGGTCGCGGTCAACGCCGTACTCGCCGTCGTCGCCGTCTACACCCTCATGCCGCTGACCTGGCTGCTCATCGCCGCCACCAAGAACTACCGCGACCTGTTCGCGACCAACCCGTTCAGCCTCGGCGACTTCCACCTCCTGTCCAACCTGGAGGCCCTGTTCGCGTACAACGACGGGCTGTACGGCCGCTGGCTGCTCAACAGCCTCCTCTACACCCTGGTCGCGGCCGTCCTCTCCACCCTGGTCTCCGTCGCCTGCGGCTACGCCTTCGACAAGTACGTCTTCCGGGGCAAGGAGAAGCTGTTCGGCGTCGTCCTGGTCGGTGTGCTGATCCCGTCCACCGTCGTCCAGCTCCCGCTGTACCTGATGGCCTCGGAGCTGGGTCTCGTCGACACCTACTGGGCCGTGCTGATCCCCAGCCTGGTCAACCCGTTCGGCGTCTACCTGGCCCGCGTCTTCTCCGAGGGGTACGTCCCCGGCGAGGTCCTCGAAGCGGCCCGGGTGGACGGGGCGGGGGAGCTGAAGACCTTCACCAAGGTCGCCCTGCCGATGCTCGCGCCCGGCTTCGTGACCATCTTCCTGTTCTCCTTCACCGCCAACTGGAACAACTTCTACGGCGCGCTGATGATGCTCAACGACGAGCGGCTCTACCCCGTCAACCTGGGCCTGTTCATGTGGAACCAGAACGTCTACCAGCAGCCGGAGCTCTACCCGCTGGTCATCATCGGCTCCCTGGTCGCCGTCGTCCCCCTGATCGTCGCCTTCCTCTGCCTCCAGCGCTTCTGGCGCTCGGGCCTCACCGCAGGAGCCGTCAAGTGAGCAGCCCCGCCACCACCGCCGGCCGGCTCCGCACCCGCCCCCGTACCGTCCTGGCGATGAGCGGGGAGACCCGCGACGCGATCCTCCCCCCGCTCGCCCTGGAACGGCTCACCCGGGTCGCGGACGTACAACCCGCCCTGCTCGTCACCGACTTCGGGGCCGACGACCCGCCCCAGCGCGCCGCACTGCGGGACGCCGAGGCCCTCTTCACCGGCTGGGGCTGCCCGCCCCTGACCGCCGACGCCCTGAGCGCCATGCCCCGCCTGCGGACCGTCGTGCACGCGGCGGGCTCGGTCAAGCACCACATCACCCAGGACGTCTGGGACCGGGGCATCACCGTCTCCACGGCCGCCACCGCCAACGCCCTCCCGGTCGCCGAGTACACGGTCGCGGCGATCCTCTTCGCCAACAAGCACGTCCTGGAGAGCGCCCGCGTCTACCGGGAGTCCCGGACCCGGGTCAACCTCCTGACCACGTTCCCCTCCATCGGCAACTACCGCCGCACGGTGGGCATCGTCGGCGCCTCCCGCATCGGCCGCCGCGTCGCCGAACTGCTGCGCCCCTTCGACCTGCGCCTCCTCGTGCACGACCCGTATCTGGACGAGGAGAGCGCACGGGCCCTCGGCGTGGAGCTGACCTATCTGGACGCGCTCGTCGCGCAGAGCGACGTGGTCACCATCCACGCCCCCGAACTGCCGCAGACACACCACCTCTTCGACGCCGGACGCCTCGCCCTCATGCGGGACGGCGCCACGCTCGTCAACACGGCCCGCGGCTCGCTGGTCGACACGGACGCGCTGGTCAAGGAGCTGGTCACCGGCCGCCTCAACGCCGTACTCGACCACACCGAGCCCGAAGTGCTGCCCGCCGACTCACCGTTGTACGAGCTGCCGAACGTGCTGCTGACCCCGCACATCGCCGGCTCCCAGGGCGGCGAGCTCCACCGGCTGGCCGACGCGGCGGTGGACGAACTGGAGCGGTACGCCCACGGGCTGCCGTTCGCCCACCAGGTCGACCCCCGCACGCTGCACCAGCAGGCCTGACCCGTACCCTGCGCCCCAGCGCCCCCGCCCGTAACACCCGTACCGCCCAGGAGTCCGCCATGCCCCGTGCCCGCCGTGTGCTCGTCGTCGGCATCGACGGTGTACGCCTCGACACCCTCGCCCGTGTCGCCACCCCGCACCTCGACACCATCGCCGACGCCGGATTCCTGGCCCCCGTGACGGTCGAGGAGTCCACCCCCACCATGTCCGGCCCGTGCTGGGCGACGATCGTCACCGGCGTGCGCGTCGCCAAACACGCCGTGTGGTCCAACGACTTCAGCGGCCACCGCCTCGGCGTCTTCCCGGACTTCACCACCCGCCTGGCCCGCCAGGACGGCCGCCGCACCTATGCCGCCGCGGCCTGGGAACCCCTGGTCACCGTGGCCGACGGCGGGCCGATGTTCCGCCGCCCCACCCGGCTCACCCACCACGCCCCGGCCGCCGACTCCCCGCAGGCCTGGGAGGACGCCGACGAGGCGACCGTGCGCGACGCCGTCGCCGTCCTGACCCACGAGGACCCCGAGGCCTCCTTCGTCTACCTCGGCGCCCCCGACGAGACCGCCCACCACCTCGGCTGCGCAACGGCGTACGAGGAGTCCATCGCGGTGGCCGACCGCCGCCTGGGCCGCCTCCTCACCGCCCTGCGCACGCGCCCGACCTACGGGGAGGAGGCCTGGACCGTTCTCGTCGTCACCGACCACGGGCACCGGGACGAGGGCGGTCACGGCGGGGCGAGCGAGGCCGAACGCACGGCGTGGCTGGCCTGCGCGGGCCCGGACATCACGGCGGGCGCCCGCCCGCTGCGTCCGGTCCGGCACGAGGACGTGGCCGCCCAGGTGTACGCGGCCCTGGACCGGACCCCCGACTCGCACTGGACCCTCGACGGCACCGCCGTACCGACCGTGCCGCAGGCCGTCCTCCTCGACATGGACGGCACGTTGGTGGACACCGAACCCCTGTGGCTCGAAGCCGTCCGCGAGGTCGCCGCCGCCCACGGCCACACCCTGACCGACGAGGAGGGCGCCGGAGTCCTCGGCCGCACCTGCGCCGACACGGCGGCCTGCCTGGCGACGCTCAGCCCACGGGCCGCAGGCAACCCGGCCCTGGAAGCCGACCTGGAGGACACGTTCCTCATGGCGGTCGAGAAGGGGGTACGGCTGCGCCCCGGAGCCCGCGACCTGCTGGAGCGGCTGGCCGACGGGAACATACCCGCGGCCCTGGTCTCGGCCTCCCCGCGCCGGGTCGTGGACGCGGTGCTCAAGACGCTGGGCGCCGAGGCGTTCCGTACGACGGTGGCGGACGGCGAGACGGACCGCTCCAAGCCCCACCCGGACCCGTACCTCGAAGCGGCCGCACGCCTCCACCTCCCGCCCGCTGCCTGCCTGGTGGTCGAGGACAGCCCCACCGGCATCGCGGCGGCCGAGGCGGCGGGCTGCCGGGTGGTGGCCGTGCCCTCCGCGACCCCGATCGACGCGGCCCCCGGCCGGAGGGTGCTCGGCGATCTCACGGCGCTGCTGGACACGTGGGGAGCACAGCCCTAGACGGCGTTCGCGGCAGCCGCGGGCAGCACGGAGATCAGCCGGCTCACCGTCCGCGCCATCGCGTCCCGGCCCGGCGCTAGGTAGGCGCGGGGATCGACGCCCCGCTCGTCCTGCGCGAGGCGCTCCCGTATCGCGCCGGTCATCGCGATGTTCAGCGCGGTCCCGATGTTGACCTTGGCGATCCCTCCGGCGACGGCCCGCGCCAGCTCGTCGTCGGAGGCGCCGGACGAACCGTGCAGCACCAGCGGGACCGGCACCGTGGTACGGAGACGGGCCAGCAGGTCGTGGTCGATCCGGGCGTCGCGCGAGGTCATGGCGTGGGAGGTGCCGACCGCCACGGCCAGCGCGTCGACCCCGGTGGCGGCGACGAAGGCGAGCGCCTCCTCCGGGTCCGTACGGGCCCCGGGTGCGTGCGCGTCCAGCGGGGCCTCCCCGTTCTTGCCGCCGACCTGGCCGAGCTCGGCCTCCAGCCAGAGCCCCTCACCGTGCGCCCACACGACGGCGGCGCGGGTGGCCGCCAGGTTCTCCGCGTACGGCAGCCGGGCGGCGTCGAACATCGCCGAGCCGAACCCGCACTCCGCCGCCTGGTGCAGCAGCTCGGGGGAGTGGACGTGGTCGAGATGGAGGGCGACCGGAACGGCGGCCGCCCGGGCCGTCTCGTGCGCGGCGCGGGCCAGCGGGCGCAGCCGGCCGCCGTGGTACTTGACCGCGTTCTCGCTGATCTGGAGGATCACCGGCGCCCGTGCCGCCTCCGCTCCCTCCACGATCGCTTCCGCGTGCTCCAGGGTGATGACGTTGAACGCGGCGACCGCACCGCGCCGGGCTGCGGCGTCGGCGATCAGTTCGCCGGTGGCGGCGATGGGCATGGCAACTCCGGGGTGAGAGGCCCTCGGGCGAGAGGCCGTCGGACGGTTCAGGCGGTGCTGAGGATGACCGAGCGCGTCAGATGGCGCGGCCGGTCCGGGTCGAGGCCGCGGGCGTCCGCGATCGCCAGCGCGAGCCGCTGCACCCGGACCAGCTCCGCCAGCGGGTCGAGTCCGCCGGCCACCCACCGGGCGCCGGTCGCGTGGACCTCGTCGGTCAGTCCGGCCGGTGCGTCGCCGAGCATCCAGGTGGCGGTGGAGCGGGTGGAGATGCTGATCGGGCCGTGCCGGTACTCCATCGCCGGATACGCCTCGGTCCAGGCCAGCGCCGCCTCACGCATCTTCAGCGCCGCCTCGTTGGCAAGGCCTACGCTCCACCCCTGCCCGAGGAAGGTGAACTGGGTGCACTCCACCAGACCGGCCGGCAGCGGCTCGGCGAGCGCGACCTGCGCGTCCTCCACCACCGCGTCGGTGTGCAGGCCCAGGTGGGCGCGGAGCAGGGTCAGCGCCGAGGTCGCGAACCGCGTCTGCACCACGGACTTCTCGTCGGCGAAGTCGAGGACCACCGTGTCGTCGGCCATCGCCGCCATGGGGGTGTCAGGGTCTCCGATGACCACGGTGCGCCGCGTGGTGCCCTTGGTCCGCGCGAGCAGTTCGAGGACCTCGGTCGTGGTGCCGGAGCGGCTCAGCGCCACGATCCGGTCGTAGCTGCGGCCGACAGGGAATTCCGACGCGGCGAAGGCGTCGGTCTCGCCCTGGCCGCTGCCCTCGCGGAGAGCCGCGTAGGCCTGGGCCATGAAGTACGAGGTGCCGCAGCCGACGACGGCGATGCGCTCACCGGCCGCCGGAAGCCGCCCCGCGAGCCCGTCGGCCATCCCCGCCGCCCGCTGCCAGCAGTCGGGCTGACTGGCCAGCTCCCGTGCCACATGCGTCATCTGATCTCCCCATCCACGCGTGATGCTCGAAGCTGCATATTAGGCCCGAGTTTCGAGCATTATCAAGCAGTGAGGGGTGCTGGGGTACGCGACGGGAACACGGAAAAGCCCCCCGGGTGCGGACCGGGGGGCTTCGGCGAACGGGAAGGTGGCGGGCGGCGGTCAGCGCAGGGCCGGGGGCAGCGCCTCCCGGTGGACGATGCCCAGCCGCTGGGTGGCGCGGGTCAGCGCCACGTACAGGTCGCTCGTCCCGTACCGGCCGGGCTCCACCACCAGCACATGGTCGAACTCCAGCCCCTTGGCCTGGCGCGGGTCGAGAAGCACCACCGACCGTGTGAGGTCGGGCTCGGCCCCCGCCGTGACCTCGTCCAGGGGCGCGGCGATCTCCTCGTGCAGCTCGCGCGGGGCGATCACCGCGAGCCGGCCCTCCTCGGGCGTCAGCTCGTCGACGGCCTTCGCCACCGCACCCGCCAGATCCTCACCGGCCTCCCGCACCCACGGCTTCTCACCGGTGGAGCGCACCGAACCGGGCGCCACGAAGGAGGGGCTGCGCTCCCGTACGACGCGGGCGGCCAGCTCCATGATCTCGGCGGGCGTACGGTAGTTGACCCCGAGCGTCACATGCTCGAAGCGGTCACCGACGTACGGTTCGAGGATCTTCTCCCACGAACCGACCCCGGCCTCCTCGGACGTCTGGGCGGGGTCGCCGACCAGGGTCAGCGAACGGGTCGGCGAGCGCCGCATCAGCAGCCGCCACGCCATCGGCGACAGCTCCTGCGCCTCGTCCACGATGATGTGCCCGAACGCCCAGGTCCGGTCGGCGGCCGCCCGCTCGGCCGCACTGCGGTGGTCGATCTCCTCGTGCCGCTCCGCCATGCGCTCGGCGTCGATGATGTCGTGGGCGGCGAGGACCTCGGACTCCTCGTCCTCGAACTCGTACGTCTCCGAACCCCGCGACAGCTCCAACAGCCCCTGCGCATAGGCGATCCGCTCCTGGCGCTCGGCCTCGGCGGCGGCCCGCGCGGCACTGTCGTCGGCCCCGAGCAGCTCGGCCGCCTCGTCCAGCAGCGGAACATCGGCGGGCGTCGACTCCCCGCCGGGCTCCCGCCGCAGGGCATCGGCGTCCTCGGCCGCCAGATACACGGGCTCGGCCAGGTAGGAGGCGAGGAACCCCTGCGGGGTGAGCGTCGGCCACAGCGTCTCGATGGCCTCGTGCACCTCCGGGCTCATGGCGACGGCCTTGCCGAGCTGCGCGATGTCGTCCGGCCCGAGGAAGTTGGGCCCGCCGTACGGGTCGGCGCCGATGCGCTCGGTGAGCTGCTCGGTGAGGGCGTCGATGATCCGGAAGGCGAAGTGCGGGCGGGCGAGGTTGTGCGGCAGCAGGGTGTCCCGGGCCGCCTGCCGGGCCTCGTACGCGATCTCCCAGTCCAGGACGAGGTCCCCGTCGTCGTGCGGGATGACCAACGGGGCGCCGGGCTCGGGCAGTTGCTGCCGGTCGCGGACGGCGAGGGCGAGCGCCTCGGCCATCTCCGCACCGCCCTTGACGGCGGCCGCACGGGGCGTGTCGGTGCCGGTGGCGTGGACGCCGGGGAAGAGCTCGGCCTGCGTGGCGAGCAGCACGCCGGTCTCACCCAGCGCGGGCAGCACCTCCGCGATGTACCGCAGGAAGGCCGGGTTGGGCCCCACGATCAGCACCGCCCGCTTGGCCAGCACCTCGCGGTGCTCGTACAGCAGGAACGCGGCCCGGTGCAGCGCGACCGCCGTCTTCCCGGTGCCGGGCCCGCCCTCGACGACGAGGACACCGCGGTGCGGGGCGCGGATGATGCGGTCCTGCTCCGCCTGGATGGTCCGCACGATGTCACCCATACGGCCGGTCCGCGCCGAATTCAGCGCGGAGAGCAGAACGGCGTCGCCGTTGGGGTCCTCGAACCCTGTGCGGTCGTCGTCCCCGAGATCCAGGATCTCGTCGTGGAGCTCGGTGACCGTACGCCCCTCGGTGGTGATGTGCCGACGCCGCCGCAGCCCCATCGGCACATGTCCGGTCGCGAGATAGAAAGGCCGGGCGACCGGCGCGCGCCAGTCGATCAGAAGGGGCGTGCGCTCGGTGTCGTCCTCGCGGATCCCGATGCGCCCGATATGGTGCGCGGCGCCGTCGCAAAGGTCGATACGCCCGAAACACAGTGAGCCGTCCACCGCGTTCAGCGCGGCGAGCAGCCCCGACCGCTCCGCGACGAGCACATCACGTTCGAGCTTGGCCTGGAGCCCGGTCCCGACCGGCGTCAGCGCCTCCTCGACGCGCCGGGCCGTGACCCCGCGCAGCTCGTCGACGCGCGCGTGCACACGGTCGATGAATTCCTGCTCTTCCCGCAATTCGACGGCTTCCCGGTTTGACAAAACGGCTCCCTGCCGGATATGGTTCTTCTTATAAGGCCTCCGAGTGGGGCCTTTCTGCATGAACATAGAAAAATCAAATATACGCGGCGAAAACCCTGGTACGCAATTGCGGACCGGGGATTTTTTTGCGGCGAGGGTGGTCCCCTCGGGGCCGGACAGGGGGGTGCGCCCGTCCAGGTGTATTGCCCCTGGCATGTGCGTGTCCGTCCCGTCACCGGCCCCCTCGTGCGTAACGGTTAGGGCTCCGCACCATCCGTTACGCAGTTGCTGAGAAGGAGCACCCATGCTTCGTCGTATCGCCATCACTCTCGCGACCGTCGCCGCGGCCGGCCTCGTGGCGGCCACGCCCGCCGTCGCCGACGGCGGCTGGGAGGCCGGCAAGGTCGCCGCCGGCTACCAGGCGATCGAAGGGCACCGCGGCCACGCCGAGTACACCAACCTCGGTGGCCCGTACGGCATCACCTACGCCGAGGAGAGCCGCCAGCACTTCGGGGCCGAGCGCGGCTACCTCTACGGCGAGTACCTGCAGGGCCACTGACCTCCAGCGGTGAACAGGGCCCGCCCCCTCGGGGGCGGGCCCTGTTCCTGTCTTCGTTCCCGTCGCCGGGCCGACGGCTCAGGACTCGCCGAGGTCCGAACTCAGCCAGCGCTGCGGCCGCATGTGGATGACCACCTGCTCGCCGTGCTCCTTCCACGCGAACTCGACGTACGCCTCGACCTTCTCCGCCGGCAGATAGCGCGACGAGATCTCCACCAGCTGCTCACGGGTGGCGGGCCGCGTCGCGACGACCGGTCCCTCGACGGACACATAGCGGACGGTCGGCGCGACCCGGTCGACCATCAGCGAGAACCGCCCCGCCGCGCCGATCAGTTGCCCCTTGCGGGAGTCGCGCCCCGTCATGATCCAGATGTCACCGCCGGGCTCGTACTGGTACCAGATCGGCACGGTGAGCGGGGCCCGTCCCTCCTCCGCCGAGTCCACGGCCAGCGCGGCGACATGAGGTTCGGCCAGGAACTGTTCACGCTCGTCACGGGTCAGAGCCACAGGTACTCCTCCATCGACTGGATGTCCTGCGCCCAGAATGCCGCAGCCCGTCCCCGGCCGCCGGTCAGACATCCTGGCGTCTGCGGAGCTCCTCCACCGCGACCCTGGCCACCGCGCCGATCACGGCGTCCGCGCGCGGGAGCTTCTTGTCGGCACGGGCGGCCTGGGTGAAGACCACGGCCGTGTAGCGGCTGCCGTCCGCGAGTTCCACCACCCCCGCCTCGTGGCGCATGGAGCCGAACGTGCCGGTCTTGCCGTAGACGGTGACATCGTCGTACGGGAATCCGGAGGCGAGGCGGTGCGTCCACGGCTG
Proteins encoded in this window:
- a CDS encoding substrate-binding domain-containing protein gives rise to the protein MRLHVDQRHERVLQLVRERGSLRVAELAEELGMSAVTLRRDVEALAAQGLVERLHGAVVWPSGASRPAPAATPSAEGLVVGMVVPTTEYYYADVVRGAREAVEAAGARLTIGLSRYLPDEDAAQARRLLSTGADGLLLTPSWERGHPEPGEGLWAAEQDTPVVLVERWAPLGHPAAGLDRVRSDHAHGAAEAVAHLAGLGHRSIALAVQESPTAPRLRAGYAAAVAALGLSPVAASPLEGAPSRSETDRFERTLEYLCEGVASGNVTAAIVHSDADAIVLIPRLQARGVRVPEDLAVIAYDDEVASLADLPLTAVAPDKHAVGAAAAKLLLSRLGVPDEGPAARRHLDILPTLRVRVSCGAADADA
- a CDS encoding sugar ABC transporter substrate-binding protein, with the translated sequence MSCTHRTTRLALVASAASLALLTTACGGGSGSDASGPGDGKPVTLTFWSATAGAKETAEAFNKTHSDIKVKFSLVPAGPEGVTKLSNAVKGGNAPDITTMDYSALPEYASEGNLEDLTPSSGELVKKEFPEAVQSLVNLGGSTWAVPFDVTPIQLYYRKDLFKKFGVEVPTTWAEYRTAAEKIHQGDPNLTITNFGGGDPALLSGLAWQAGARWYGTKDDAWKVNIDEPASRKVAAYWDGLLKDGLASKTPLWGEGETKERATGKVATIIGAAWSAGNFPVSYPDSKGKWGIAPLPTWDGTPSTGMYGGTSYIVPKGSKHTEAAAEFIKWVTTDPKAMTARLSSLKTPSSALPANEGMRAAAAKEFDSSYFGDQDVYQLAGEAADTIVPGWTWGPVQQQVTSAQMAAGGDHTKMLSAGQAKGESAVTDRGLKLAK
- a CDS encoding sugar ABC transporter permease; this encodes MAAPLTRPAKNPPPRAASPSGGPAAPKSPGGPGARRGQRRAVALFMVPFFALFTAVTVLPMFYAAWMSLFREESSGLGFGGTERVFAGFGNFTEALGNEAFLRSFGHIAFYCVLYIPAMVGGALILALLVDSAMARARRFFQIAYFLPHAVPGLIASLIWLYLYTPGLSPVTDVLDALGANWNFFGQDEAIYSVVNISAWQWTGYNMIIFYAGLQAVPREVLEAATVDGSGALRTALQVKVPMIRPTVVLTLLFTCVGAIQLFDAPKLVQLRANTMGEDWSPTMFIYTVAFKGHDYGLAAASSLLLALVAGLLSFVVTKLGNRWKAS
- a CDS encoding carbohydrate ABC transporter permease, yielding MSTQTATPDAPPAPEPRTKAGRRPSPAPRPRRTQGLTSKVAVNAVLAVVAVYTLMPLTWLLIAATKNYRDLFATNPFSLGDFHLLSNLEALFAYNDGLYGRWLLNSLLYTLVAAVLSTLVSVACGYAFDKYVFRGKEKLFGVVLVGVLIPSTVVQLPLYLMASELGLVDTYWAVLIPSLVNPFGVYLARVFSEGYVPGEVLEAARVDGAGELKTFTKVALPMLAPGFVTIFLFSFTANWNNFYGALMMLNDERLYPVNLGLFMWNQNVYQQPELYPLVIIGSLVAVVPLIVAFLCLQRFWRSGLTAGAVK
- a CDS encoding hydroxyacid dehydrogenase — translated: MSGETRDAILPPLALERLTRVADVQPALLVTDFGADDPPQRAALRDAEALFTGWGCPPLTADALSAMPRLRTVVHAAGSVKHHITQDVWDRGITVSTAATANALPVAEYTVAAILFANKHVLESARVYRESRTRVNLLTTFPSIGNYRRTVGIVGASRIGRRVAELLRPFDLRLLVHDPYLDEESARALGVELTYLDALVAQSDVVTIHAPELPQTHHLFDAGRLALMRDGATLVNTARGSLVDTDALVKELVTGRLNAVLDHTEPEVLPADSPLYELPNVLLTPHIAGSQGGELHRLADAAVDELERYAHGLPFAHQVDPRTLHQQA
- a CDS encoding HAD-IA family hydrolase is translated as MPRARRVLVVGIDGVRLDTLARVATPHLDTIADAGFLAPVTVEESTPTMSGPCWATIVTGVRVAKHAVWSNDFSGHRLGVFPDFTTRLARQDGRRTYAAAAWEPLVTVADGGPMFRRPTRLTHHAPAADSPQAWEDADEATVRDAVAVLTHEDPEASFVYLGAPDETAHHLGCATAYEESIAVADRRLGRLLTALRTRPTYGEEAWTVLVVTDHGHRDEGGHGGASEAERTAWLACAGPDITAGARPLRPVRHEDVAAQVYAALDRTPDSHWTLDGTAVPTVPQAVLLDMDGTLVDTEPLWLEAVREVAAAHGHTLTDEEGAGVLGRTCADTAACLATLSPRAAGNPALEADLEDTFLMAVEKGVRLRPGARDLLERLADGNIPAALVSASPRRVVDAVLKTLGAEAFRTTVADGETDRSKPHPDPYLEAAARLHLPPAACLVVEDSPTGIAAAEAAGCRVVAVPSATPIDAAPGRRVLGDLTALLDTWGAQP
- a CDS encoding class II fructose-bisphosphate aldolase is translated as MPIAATGELIADAAARRGAVAAFNVITLEHAEAIVEGAEAARAPVILQISENAVKYHGGRLRPLARAAHETARAAAVPVALHLDHVHSPELLHQAAECGFGSAMFDAARLPYAENLAATRAAVVWAHGEGLWLEAELGQVGGKNGEAPLDAHAPGARTDPEEALAFVAATGVDALAVAVGTSHAMTSRDARIDHDLLARLRTTVPVPLVLHGSSGASDDELARAVAGGIAKVNIGTALNIAMTGAIRERLAQDERGVDPRAYLAPGRDAMARTVSRLISVLPAAAANAV
- a CDS encoding SIS domain-containing protein, translating into MTHVARELASQPDCWQRAAGMADGLAGRLPAAGERIAVVGCGTSYFMAQAYAALREGSGQGETDAFAASEFPVGRSYDRIVALSRSGTTTEVLELLARTKGTTRRTVVIGDPDTPMAAMADDTVVLDFADEKSVVQTRFATSALTLLRAHLGLHTDAVVEDAQVALAEPLPAGLVECTQFTFLGQGWSVGLANEAALKMREAALAWTEAYPAMEYRHGPISISTRSTATWMLGDAPAGLTDEVHATGARWVAGGLDPLAELVRVQRLALAIADARGLDPDRPRHLTRSVILSTA